In Vibrio sp. 10N, the following proteins share a genomic window:
- a CDS encoding 3'-5' exonuclease has translation MNIVTRTYWRYQTKGTEYHGLFTKPAPNEFVSLDCETTSLDPNVADIVTIAATKIIDNRIITSAPFEVRLSAPKTLDEDSIKIHHIRHDDLKHGISEKQAIKALIQFIGNRPLVGYHIRYDKKILDRACKKHLGFPLPNSLVEVSQIYNDQLLKLLPNGYFDLSLEAICRHLQIPNYHKHDALEDAKAAAMVYLKLTRGTLPPFRPQN, from the coding sequence ATGAATATTGTCACCAGAACCTATTGGCGCTACCAAACCAAGGGAACCGAGTACCATGGCTTATTTACTAAGCCTGCACCGAATGAGTTCGTCTCTCTGGATTGTGAAACCACCAGTCTCGATCCGAATGTGGCCGATATTGTCACGATTGCAGCGACAAAGATCATCGACAACCGCATCATCACCAGTGCGCCGTTTGAAGTGCGTCTCTCGGCCCCCAAAACGCTCGATGAAGACTCAATCAAAATTCACCATATTCGCCATGATGATCTCAAACATGGCATCAGTGAAAAACAGGCCATCAAAGCGCTGATTCAATTTATTGGTAACCGGCCTCTTGTCGGTTACCACATTCGCTATGACAAAAAGATCCTCGACCGTGCATGCAAAAAGCACTTGGGTTTCCCGCTGCCTAACTCACTCGTTGAGGTCAGTCAGATCTACAACGACCAACTGCTCAAACTATTGCCAAATGGCTACTTTGACTTGAGTCTAGAGGCCATCTGTCGCCACTTACAGATCCCCAATTACCACAAGCACGACGCCCTAGAAGATGCCAAAGCCGCAGCCATGGTGTACCTCAAACTTACGCGTGGCACACTGCCCCCTTTTCGACCTCAGAACTAA
- a CDS encoding DUF294 nucleotidyltransferase-like domain-containing protein → MPDKFNMSSPPFDRLSDSQQTELRSALDVAYYRDKDAIIKAGGSADHLYVIIKGSVEERDSEQQEVYAHYTYDDMFDVRALLSDTIKHDYIALEDTLVYLLPKEVFLSLYHSNGQFAAYFDTSLATRQQLIEEAQKQQNLGEFILTKVDEGIYHPPLILPADMPIATVTETLLSQGVDAALIELASDDPRVNQHDTPYGIVTRTNMLHAVVLDKLSSESAIGHIATYPVHQVEKHEFLFNAMVTMTRQRVKRLMVCEGNRAVGMLDMTQILSAFSTHSHVLSLSIARANSVEELAMASNRQQQLVDSLVTNGIRTRFMMELVSAVNEQIIERAFELVVPPAMHNHCCLVVMGSEGRGEQILKTDQDNALIIEPGLEWPNQQKVLDELNHTLARLGYPLCPGKVMVSNPHWVRSTDAWQRRIDELVASANSDSVMEVAILADARAVAGNESLLTPVKQHLQQKMEGQELILTEFTRPALNFAVPLTLFGNVKSSKQGVDLKQGGIFPIVHGVRALSMEYAIDATNTFDRIDQLVAKRVLEQATAENLSEALKHLFKLRLQQQLSHHDMSNAIQLDALERPERDLLRHGLHVVKKFKQWLGYHYQIRH, encoded by the coding sequence ATGCCTGATAAATTCAATATGTCGTCACCCCCTTTCGATCGACTCAGTGACAGCCAACAAACCGAGCTTCGCTCCGCACTTGATGTCGCCTATTATCGAGACAAAGACGCCATCATCAAAGCGGGAGGCAGCGCGGATCACCTATATGTCATCATTAAAGGTTCGGTCGAAGAGCGCGATAGCGAGCAGCAGGAAGTCTACGCTCACTACACCTATGACGATATGTTCGATGTCAGGGCGCTGCTTAGCGACACCATTAAACACGACTACATCGCTCTAGAAGACACCCTGGTTTACCTGCTTCCTAAAGAAGTCTTTCTGTCGCTTTATCACAGCAACGGTCAGTTTGCAGCCTACTTTGATACTAGCCTAGCCACGCGCCAACAGTTGATTGAAGAAGCGCAAAAACAGCAGAATTTGGGCGAATTTATCCTCACGAAAGTCGATGAAGGCATCTATCATCCACCATTGATCCTGCCCGCAGACATGCCAATAGCAACAGTGACCGAAACCTTATTAAGCCAAGGTGTGGATGCCGCGCTGATTGAACTGGCCAGCGATGATCCCCGAGTTAACCAACATGATACGCCCTACGGCATTGTCACTCGTACCAATATGCTGCATGCCGTGGTGCTCGACAAACTCAGCAGCGAGAGCGCCATCGGCCATATTGCTACTTATCCTGTACACCAAGTAGAAAAGCATGAGTTTTTGTTTAATGCCATGGTGACCATGACACGACAAAGAGTGAAACGTCTGATGGTGTGTGAAGGCAACCGAGCCGTTGGCATGCTCGACATGACACAAATCCTCAGTGCGTTCTCCACCCACTCTCATGTCTTGTCGCTCAGTATTGCACGAGCCAACAGTGTCGAAGAGTTGGCTATGGCGTCCAACCGCCAGCAGCAGTTGGTCGATAGTCTCGTGACGAATGGCATTCGCACTCGATTTATGATGGAGCTCGTCTCTGCTGTGAATGAGCAGATCATTGAGCGCGCCTTTGAACTTGTGGTCCCCCCGGCAATGCACAATCACTGCTGCTTAGTGGTCATGGGTTCGGAAGGGCGCGGGGAGCAAATCCTTAAGACCGATCAAGACAATGCACTCATCATCGAGCCCGGGTTGGAATGGCCGAATCAACAGAAGGTGCTTGATGAACTCAACCACACCCTTGCTCGTCTTGGCTACCCTCTGTGCCCCGGTAAAGTCATGGTCAGCAACCCACATTGGGTACGCAGCACTGATGCGTGGCAGCGACGTATAGACGAGCTGGTCGCCAGTGCCAATAGCGACAGCGTAATGGAGGTTGCCATTCTTGCTGACGCCAGAGCGGTTGCCGGTAACGAGTCACTACTGACGCCAGTAAAGCAGCACCTACAGCAGAAAATGGAAGGGCAAGAGCTGATTTTAACTGAGTTTACTCGCCCTGCACTCAACTTTGCCGTTCCACTCACTTTATTCGGCAACGTCAAAAGCTCCAAGCAAGGTGTGGATCTCAAACAAGGCGGAATATTCCCCATTGTGCACGGCGTGAGAGCATTGAGTATGGAATACGCTATCGATGCAACGAACACCTTCGACCGCATCGACCAGCTAGTGGCGAAACGCGTATTGGAGCAGGCCACTGCAGAAAACTTATCCGAAGCACTCAAGCATCTGTTCAAACTCCGTCTTCAGCAGCAGCTTTCACATCATGACATGAGCAATGCCATACAGTTGGACGCACTGGAACGCCCAGAGCGCGATCTCCTTCGGCACGGCTTGCACGTGGTGAAAAAGTTTAAGCAGTGGTTGGGCTACCACTATCAAATTCGCCACTAA
- a CDS encoding 3-phenylpropionate MFS transporter yields the protein MLTPSPFAWVSQYLFGFFFAYGVYLPFWALWFEDQGVSAADVGLLMGLGFATRCVANLLITPRIHKAESLLPALRWATLACTLFVAAHLATGPSFAMLALVTVLFNLSFGPVVPLSDAAANHYANLNMLDYGRTRLWGSVAFIAGSSVVGYLASQFGANMIVYTALAGFVISMLLVMRNPSTMPVSQHVDDAARPKLTSLLKDASVIRFLVLIALIQGSHAAYYSFSSIYWKEAGHPESLIGYLWSLGVVSEVMLFAFSKKWFAGWSLRTLFVISSFGVIVRWGLTASTTAVGALVVIQLLHGVTFAIAHIAAIQYIQKSEANKMVALQALYNAIPLGAFIALMMAVSGWGYENWGANVFWGMAAMGVLALFIKVEPRKNTLKDIQEKPQPEPQN from the coding sequence ATGTTAACGCCTTCCCCTTTTGCTTGGGTTTCCCAATATTTGTTTGGTTTCTTTTTTGCCTACGGTGTTTACCTACCGTTTTGGGCGCTGTGGTTTGAGGACCAAGGAGTATCGGCGGCCGATGTGGGCTTGTTGATGGGGTTGGGATTTGCGACTCGATGCGTGGCGAACTTGCTTATCACACCGCGTATTCATAAAGCGGAAAGTTTGTTGCCAGCACTGCGCTGGGCGACGTTAGCGTGTACCTTGTTTGTGGCTGCACATTTGGCCACCGGTCCAAGTTTCGCGATGTTAGCGTTGGTTACGGTGCTGTTTAATTTGAGTTTTGGTCCTGTAGTTCCTCTGTCGGATGCCGCGGCGAATCATTACGCGAATCTCAATATGTTGGATTATGGCCGTACTCGCCTTTGGGGCTCAGTGGCGTTTATTGCTGGCTCATCGGTGGTGGGGTATTTGGCCTCTCAGTTTGGTGCCAACATGATTGTTTACACCGCATTAGCAGGCTTTGTGATTTCAATGCTACTCGTGATGCGTAACCCTTCTACCATGCCGGTGTCGCAGCATGTTGATGATGCGGCAAGACCCAAACTGACGTCTCTATTGAAAGATGCCTCTGTGATCCGCTTTTTGGTGTTGATTGCGCTTATCCAAGGAAGCCACGCCGCTTACTACAGCTTCAGCTCTATTTACTGGAAGGAAGCAGGACACCCAGAAAGTCTAATTGGCTATTTGTGGAGTTTGGGTGTGGTATCTGAAGTGATGCTATTTGCCTTTAGTAAAAAGTGGTTTGCCGGTTGGTCGCTACGCACCTTGTTTGTGATTTCGTCATTCGGCGTCATAGTACGCTGGGGTTTGACAGCGTCGACCACGGCAGTCGGTGCGCTGGTGGTGATTCAGCTTTTGCACGGCGTGACGTTTGCGATTGCCCACATTGCGGCGATTCAATACATCCAAAAGTCGGAAGCCAACAAAATGGTGGCGTTGCAGGCTCTGTATAATGCCATCCCATTAGGCGCGTTCATTGCTCTGATGATGGCTGTGAGCGGTTGGGGCTATGAGAACTGGGGCGCGAATGTGTTCTGGGGTATGGCGGCGATGGGAGTATTGGCGCTGTTTATCAAAGTCGAACCACGTAAAAATACCCTGAAAGATATCCAGGAAAAACCTCAGCCTGAGCCACAGAATTGA
- a CDS encoding PAS domain-containing hybrid sensor histidine kinase/response regulator, whose protein sequence is MQGWIVVPVSLAYLGILFLIAWYGDRQKKWLSNWRPWVYSLSIAVYCTSWTFYGTVGQASSNPWAFLPIYIAPIIVFTLGWRVIARLILIAKREHITSIADFIAARYGKSQGLAVVVTLIAVAGILPYIALQLRGITMGLEVVAPDLASELGYQDKHISWFVVGALAIFTMLFGTRHIDNTEHHRGMMMAVAFESIVKLVAFLVVGVFILYLAWERPDIKLVELASSTYQSPNIPTLLIHTGLTMMAIVCLPRQFHTMVVENERAQDLHTARWLFPVYLVLMGLFVLPIAWVGQGLLMGTSPDTFVISIPKFAEANHIALLAFLGGTSAASGMVIVSTIALAIMVSNDLVMPLLLRRIKLAHRSHRHLSGLLLIIRRALICALLFGAWLFYQALDTIHSLSAIGFLSFSAITQFAPALIGGMYWRLGNRKGVYVGLFVGFAIWLITLMGETGLLAGDASTNLLLRIITPPEMLISWGIASSDWGMLISVVLNALCFVVISLATRSSLTERLQSASFVGTPLPESENLSLYQSRVTVAELEMLASRFVGRTRVRSAFRHYWKQQDNQPLPNQQASAELIRHTERVLAGVFGASSAKLVLTSALQGRNMQLEEVATIVDEASELYHFSRGLLQGAIEHIGQGIAVVDKQLRLVAWNRRYLELFSFPSGLIQVGRPIADVIRHNAEQGLCGPGDPNEHVRKRIFHLEQGSPHTSSRVRADGSVIEVQGNPMPGGGFVMSFTDITVFREAETALRDANERLEERVVERTHELEQLNQRLVLATRRSESESQSKMRFLAAVSHDLMQPLNAARLFASSLSEVSKDEEGRKLSGHIESALGAAEELIGDLLDISRLESGKLQTNVRGFHLSEVFETLQAEFGAISKGKQIDFSVVSSSLIVKSDPKLLRRVLQNFLTNAFRYNPEGKVLLGARRINGRVRIDVWDDGIGIPEDKQKEIFNEFTRVDQARADRGLGLGLAISRGIARVLNHQISMRSWPDRGSVFSITLDLASEVAAEPVKAAATSDAGLKHLKVLCVDNEPDILVGMETLLARWGCDVRTALDLVGSLKHLDQDWEPDVILSDYRLDNGRTGLEVLQQFRLRVGDSFKGVIISADRTESMLEGIKSNGFAFIAKPVKPLKLRAILNQP, encoded by the coding sequence ATGCAAGGATGGATCGTCGTCCCCGTGTCTTTGGCCTATTTGGGCATCTTATTTCTTATTGCGTGGTACGGGGATAGGCAAAAAAAGTGGTTATCCAACTGGCGGCCTTGGGTTTATAGCCTATCCATTGCGGTTTATTGTACCTCGTGGACCTTTTACGGCACCGTCGGTCAGGCCAGCAGTAATCCTTGGGCGTTCTTACCGATTTATATCGCGCCAATCATCGTTTTTACTTTAGGTTGGCGCGTCATCGCTCGCCTTATTCTTATCGCCAAGCGCGAGCACATCACCTCAATCGCCGACTTTATTGCGGCTCGCTATGGTAAATCTCAAGGTCTTGCGGTTGTCGTGACCTTAATTGCCGTCGCAGGGATCTTACCCTATATCGCACTGCAGTTGCGCGGTATCACCATGGGACTTGAAGTCGTCGCCCCGGATTTAGCGTCTGAGCTGGGTTATCAAGATAAGCACATCTCTTGGTTTGTGGTGGGTGCGCTAGCGATCTTCACCATGCTATTTGGTACCCGCCATATCGATAATACTGAGCATCACCGCGGCATGATGATGGCCGTGGCGTTTGAGTCCATTGTAAAGCTGGTGGCATTTTTGGTGGTAGGGGTGTTCATCTTGTATCTCGCCTGGGAGCGTCCGGATATCAAACTTGTGGAGCTGGCTTCCAGTACTTACCAATCGCCCAACATACCGACATTATTGATCCACACCGGCCTGACCATGATGGCGATCGTCTGTCTACCTCGTCAGTTTCATACCATGGTGGTGGAAAATGAACGCGCTCAGGACTTACATACCGCGCGCTGGTTATTCCCTGTCTACTTAGTGTTGATGGGGCTGTTCGTGTTGCCGATTGCCTGGGTAGGGCAGGGGCTATTGATGGGCACGTCACCCGATACATTTGTTATCAGTATTCCTAAGTTTGCCGAAGCCAATCATATTGCCTTATTGGCCTTTTTAGGAGGCACCTCGGCCGCGAGTGGTATGGTGATAGTCTCGACGATTGCACTGGCCATTATGGTATCAAATGACTTGGTGATGCCACTGTTGCTGCGTCGTATAAAGTTAGCGCATCGCTCTCATCGACATCTGTCGGGGCTACTGTTAATCATTCGCCGCGCCTTGATCTGTGCTTTGCTATTTGGTGCTTGGTTGTTTTATCAAGCACTGGATACCATCCATTCTCTGTCTGCGATTGGCTTTCTTTCCTTCTCGGCCATCACTCAATTTGCTCCGGCGCTGATTGGTGGTATGTACTGGCGTCTGGGTAATCGTAAAGGCGTTTATGTTGGGCTGTTTGTTGGTTTCGCGATTTGGCTGATCACCTTGATGGGTGAAACCGGCCTCCTGGCTGGAGATGCCAGTACCAATTTACTACTGCGTATTATCACCCCGCCTGAAATGTTGATCTCTTGGGGCATTGCCAGCTCCGACTGGGGGATGCTGATTTCTGTCGTATTGAATGCGCTCTGCTTTGTTGTGATTTCGCTGGCGACGCGTTCAAGTCTGACTGAACGTTTGCAGTCGGCTTCGTTTGTAGGCACACCACTACCGGAAAGTGAAAACCTCAGCCTATATCAAAGCCGAGTCACGGTGGCAGAGTTGGAAATGCTTGCCTCGCGTTTTGTCGGTCGCACGCGAGTACGCAGCGCATTTAGACATTACTGGAAACAACAAGACAATCAACCACTACCAAATCAGCAAGCCTCTGCTGAGCTTATCAGGCATACCGAGCGTGTCCTCGCCGGGGTATTTGGTGCATCGTCTGCAAAGTTGGTCCTGACTTCAGCGCTGCAAGGTCGCAATATGCAGCTCGAAGAGGTGGCAACCATCGTTGATGAGGCCTCGGAACTTTACCATTTCAGTCGTGGTCTGCTGCAGGGGGCGATTGAGCATATTGGTCAAGGCATTGCCGTAGTGGATAAACAGCTGCGACTGGTGGCTTGGAACCGTCGATACTTGGAGCTGTTTAGCTTTCCTTCTGGGCTTATCCAAGTCGGACGGCCTATCGCGGATGTGATCCGTCACAACGCTGAGCAAGGTCTGTGTGGGCCGGGTGACCCTAATGAACACGTACGAAAGCGTATCTTTCACCTTGAGCAAGGCTCTCCGCATACTTCATCGCGCGTTCGAGCGGATGGCAGCGTAATTGAAGTGCAAGGCAACCCGATGCCAGGTGGCGGTTTTGTGATGAGTTTTACTGACATTACCGTGTTTAGAGAGGCGGAAACGGCGCTGCGCGATGCCAATGAGCGCTTGGAAGAACGTGTAGTCGAGCGAACACATGAGCTTGAGCAGCTCAACCAGCGTTTGGTATTGGCAACGCGTCGTTCGGAGTCGGAATCACAATCGAAAATGCGCTTTTTGGCCGCGGTGAGCCATGATTTGATGCAGCCACTCAACGCGGCACGTTTGTTTGCTTCCTCTCTGTCTGAAGTCAGTAAAGATGAGGAAGGACGAAAACTATCCGGACATATTGAAAGTGCCCTTGGTGCCGCGGAAGAGCTCATTGGCGATCTACTCGATATCTCACGTTTGGAATCAGGTAAGCTGCAGACCAACGTTCGTGGTTTCCATCTCTCTGAGGTATTTGAGACGCTACAAGCTGAGTTCGGTGCTATCTCGAAAGGTAAGCAGATAGATTTCTCCGTGGTCTCTAGCTCGCTTATCGTTAAATCTGATCCTAAGTTGCTGCGCCGTGTATTGCAGAACTTTTTGACTAATGCGTTTCGCTACAACCCTGAGGGCAAAGTGCTGCTTGGTGCAAGGCGTATCAATGGTCGGGTGCGGATCGATGTATGGGATGACGGCATTGGTATTCCGGAGGACAAGCAGAAAGAGATCTTTAACGAGTTCACCCGTGTTGACCAAGCGAGAGCAGACCGAGGGTTGGGGCTTGGCCTCGCGATCTCTCGAGGGATCGCTCGTGTGCTCAATCATCAAATCTCGATGCGCTCATGGCCAGATCGCGGCAGTGTATTCTCGATTACGCTCGATCTGGCCAGCGAAGTCGCAGCGGAGCCGGTGAAAGCGGCTGCTACCAGCGATGCCGGACTCAAGCATCTGAAAGTGCTTTGCGTCGATAATGAGCCTGATATCTTAGTGGGTATGGAAACCTTACTCGCTCGTTGGGGCTGCGATGTGCGCACTGCGCTTGATTTGGTTGGCAGTCTTAAACACTTAGACCAAGACTGGGAGCCAGATGTTATTCTCTCAGATTACCGACTTGATAATGGTCGCACCGGGCTCGAAGTGCTTCAGCAGTTTCGATTGCGAGTAGGAGACTCATTTAAAGGGGTGATCATCAGTGCTGATCGCACGGAGTCAATGCTTGAAGGGATCAAGTCCAACGGCTTTGCCTTTATTGCTAAGCCTGTGAAGCCGCTTAAATTGCGCGCCATTCTCAACCAGCCATAA
- a CDS encoding DUF3316 domain-containing protein, protein MKKLLSLAAVFAMVPAVSYAQFDNIYGNGGVHTAMYATEAEAIAEGNQIMETLSSTPSHDLVYILRTPHKSLKHNSVEIYDADVKVSKVASSDGTPMYQGFVDVEYRFARYD, encoded by the coding sequence ATGAAAAAACTATTATCTCTTGCAGCAGTCTTTGCGATGGTTCCAGCTGTGTCGTATGCGCAGTTTGACAACATTTACGGCAATGGTGGCGTGCACACTGCCATGTATGCTACTGAGGCAGAAGCGATTGCAGAGGGCAATCAAATCATGGAGACGTTGTCGAGCACACCATCTCACGATCTTGTGTACATCTTGCGCACTCCACACAAAAGCTTAAAACATAACAGTGTGGAAATTTATGATGCAGATGTGAAAGTGAGTAAAGTTGCATCCTCTGACGGTACGCCAATGTATCAAGGCTTCGTCGATGTTGAGTATCGTTTCGCACGTTACGACTAA
- a CDS encoding sodium:solute symporter family protein translates to MDIQTWTFILVGITFALYIGIAIWARAGSTSEFYVAGGGVHPVANGMATAADWMSAASFISMAGIISFIGYDGAVYLMGWTGGYVLLALCLAPYLRKFGKFTVPDFIGDRYYSKTARMVAVFCAIFVSFTYVAGQMRGVGVVFSRFLEVDINLGIVIGMAIVFFYAVMGGMKGITYTQVAQYCVLIFAFLVPAVFTSLMMTGSVFPQVGFGSTITGSETYLLDKLDGLTEELGFTAYTDGSKSMVDVFFICAALMVGTAGLPHVIIRFFTVPRVKDARISAGWALVFISLLYTTAPAVAAFARVNMIDTINGPDMKGVQATEAPSWYKNWESTGLVGWEDKNGDGRMFYSGDERNEMKINRDIIVLASPELAQLPNWVVALLAAGGLAAALSTAAGLLLVISTAVSHDLLKKGFKPDMTDKQELMYARIGAAAAVIGAGYLGINPPGFVAQVVAFAFGLAAASFFPAIILGIFYKKMNKEGAIAGMLSGILFTAAYIIYFKFVNPAANTPDNWLFGISPEGIGTLGMCLNFTVSIVVNKFTAEVPKDVQDMVESIRYPKGAGAAHDH, encoded by the coding sequence ATGGATATTCAAACTTGGACGTTTATTCTGGTCGGTATCACCTTTGCGTTGTATATCGGTATCGCAATCTGGGCACGCGCAGGTTCTACTAGTGAGTTCTATGTCGCAGGTGGCGGTGTACACCCGGTAGCAAATGGTATGGCGACCGCAGCAGACTGGATGTCGGCAGCGTCGTTTATTTCGATGGCAGGTATCATCTCATTCATCGGTTACGATGGTGCAGTATACCTAATGGGTTGGACTGGCGGTTACGTACTCCTTGCACTTTGCTTAGCCCCTTATCTACGTAAGTTCGGTAAGTTCACCGTGCCAGATTTCATTGGCGATCGTTACTACTCTAAGACAGCACGTATGGTTGCAGTATTCTGTGCCATCTTCGTCTCGTTCACTTATGTGGCCGGTCAAATGCGTGGTGTAGGTGTGGTATTCTCACGCTTCCTAGAAGTCGATATTAACCTTGGTATCGTCATCGGTATGGCCATCGTATTCTTCTACGCGGTTATGGGTGGCATGAAAGGGATTACCTATACTCAGGTAGCACAGTACTGTGTTCTTATCTTTGCATTCCTAGTACCTGCAGTATTCACATCTCTGATGATGACAGGTTCAGTCTTCCCACAAGTTGGCTTTGGTTCTACCATCACCGGATCAGAAACTTACCTGCTTGATAAGCTTGATGGACTCACTGAGGAGTTAGGTTTCACCGCCTACACCGATGGGTCGAAGAGTATGGTTGACGTGTTCTTTATCTGTGCGGCACTGATGGTAGGTACAGCAGGTCTTCCACACGTAATCATTCGCTTCTTCACCGTTCCACGTGTAAAAGATGCACGCATCTCAGCAGGTTGGGCACTGGTCTTTATCTCTCTACTTTACACAACTGCTCCAGCAGTAGCGGCATTTGCTCGCGTTAACATGATCGACACCATCAATGGTCCAGACATGAAAGGTGTTCAAGCGACAGAAGCACCAAGCTGGTATAAGAACTGGGAAAGCACGGGCCTTGTTGGCTGGGAAGATAAGAACGGCGATGGTCGTATGTTCTACTCAGGTGACGAACGTAATGAGATGAAAATCAACCGCGATATCATCGTACTGGCTTCACCAGAGCTGGCTCAACTTCCAAACTGGGTAGTGGCACTACTTGCCGCGGGTGGTTTGGCAGCGGCACTATCAACGGCAGCGGGTCTACTCTTGGTTATCTCGACGGCGGTCTCCCATGACCTGCTCAAGAAAGGCTTTAAACCCGATATGACCGATAAGCAGGAGCTCATGTATGCTCGGATAGGCGCGGCAGCAGCGGTTATCGGTGCGGGTTACCTTGGTATTAACCCACCAGGCTTCGTGGCTCAGGTTGTTGCCTTTGCCTTCGGTCTGGCTGCTGCATCCTTCTTCCCAGCGATTATCTTGGGTATCTTCTACAAGAAGATGAATAAAGAAGGCGCGATCGCCGGTATGCTTTCAGGTATTTTGTTCACAGCGGCTTACATCATCTACTTCAAGTTTGTAAACCCTGCAGCAAATACACCAGACAACTGGCTATTTGGTATCAGCCCAGAGGGCATCGGTACACTAGGTATGTGTCTAAACTTCACAGTTTCTATTGTGGTCAACAAGTTTACGGCTGAAGTACCAAAAGACGTGCAAGATATGGTTGAGTCTATTCGCTACCCGAAAGGTGCTGGCGCGGCACACGACCACTAA
- a CDS encoding DUF4212 domain-containing protein → MAFESSEQAQAYWKENLGIMGSLLAVWFIVSYGAGILFVDALNAIQFGGFKLGFWFAQQGSIYTFVALIFVYVARMNALDKKYNVQED, encoded by the coding sequence ATGGCGTTCGAATCATCAGAACAAGCTCAAGCCTATTGGAAGGAAAATCTAGGAATCATGGGTTCCCTACTCGCAGTATGGTTTATTGTCTCATACGGCGCGGGAATTCTATTTGTTGACGCGCTTAATGCCATCCAATTTGGAGGGTTCAAATTGGGCTTCTGGTTTGCACAACAAGGGTCGATCTACACCTTCGTTGCGCTAATTTTCGTCTACGTCGCTCGCATGAACGCGCTCGACAAAAAGTACAATGTACAAGAAGACTAA
- a CDS encoding MarC family protein has protein sequence MLSILVTQFVVLWAVIDPIGSVPVYLSQTQHLDVKHRRIVALKAIAIAFGVLLFFLIAGQLLLEAMQIPLPAFQAAGGLVLLLFALTMIFGESKPEEETKLSQEVSRDQLADLAVYPLAIPSIASPGAMMAIVLLTDNHRHSIMDQGLTALVMLAVLLITLLLLLGATTIQKWIGNVGAAIISRVMGLILAAVAVSNLLQGIKDFYI, from the coding sequence TTGCTCAGTATTCTCGTTACTCAATTCGTCGTGCTTTGGGCTGTCATTGACCCTATTGGCTCGGTACCCGTTTATCTTTCGCAAACCCAACATCTTGACGTCAAACATCGTCGCATCGTCGCACTAAAAGCGATCGCGATCGCCTTTGGTGTGTTGTTATTCTTCCTTATCGCTGGTCAGTTACTGCTTGAAGCGATGCAGATACCTCTACCAGCATTTCAAGCTGCGGGCGGATTAGTCCTCCTATTGTTCGCGCTGACAATGATATTTGGTGAGAGCAAACCAGAAGAAGAAACCAAACTGAGCCAAGAAGTAAGCCGAGATCAACTTGCCGATCTCGCCGTCTATCCACTGGCGATCCCATCTATTGCATCGCCAGGTGCGATGATGGCTATTGTGCTTCTGACTGACAATCATCGACATTCCATTATGGATCAGGGACTTACGGCGCTAGTGATGCTCGCCGTACTCCTCATCACTTTGCTACTGCTGTTAGGCGCCACTACGATTCAGAAGTGGATCGGCAATGTAGGTGCTGCCATCATCAGCCGAGTGATGGGATTGATCCTAGCTGCGGTTGCCGTGAGCAACTTATTGCAAGGGATTAAAGACTTTTATATCTAA
- a CDS encoding response regulator transcription factor gives MEPSYTIIIADDHPLFRNALFQSVHMAISGANLLEADSLESLLTLLEKSEEPDLILLDLKMPGANGMSGLIHLRADYPDIPIVVISASEEPSIVSQVKMHGAFGFIPKSSDMRALIGALNKVLEGEPYFPAELLIDNSESTDLAEKISTLTPQQYKVLGMLSDGLLNKQIAYDLNVSEATIKAHMTAIFRKLGVKNRTQAVILLQQMESEG, from the coding sequence ATGGAACCGAGCTATACCATCATTATTGCTGATGATCACCCACTGTTTAGGAATGCACTGTTTCAGTCTGTTCATATGGCAATCAGTGGGGCGAATCTGCTCGAAGCGGACTCGCTGGAATCTTTGCTCACTTTGCTTGAGAAAAGTGAAGAGCCCGATCTGATACTGCTCGATCTTAAAATGCCAGGCGCCAACGGCATGTCTGGCCTTATCCACCTTCGCGCTGACTATCCTGATATTCCCATTGTGGTGATTTCCGCCAGCGAAGAGCCAAGTATCGTCTCACAGGTCAAGATGCATGGTGCGTTTGGCTTTATTCCTAAATCCAGCGATATGCGCGCCCTTATCGGCGCCCTAAACAAAGTGCTCGAGGGCGAACCTTACTTCCCTGCAGAACTGCTCATCGATAACAGTGAAAGTACTGACCTAGCAGAAAAGATTTCAACGCTAACCCCGCAGCAGTACAAAGTACTCGGTATGCTCTCTGACGGCCTTCTAAATAAGCAAATTGCTTATGATCTCAATGTATCAGAAGCGACCATAAAGGCACACATGACCGCCATTTTTAGAAAGCTTGGCGTCAAAAATCGAACTCAAGCCGTCATCTTATTACAACAAATGGAATCAGAGGGTTAG